Proteins from one Puntigrus tetrazona isolate hp1 chromosome 10, ASM1883169v1, whole genome shotgun sequence genomic window:
- the lyrm7 gene encoding complex III assembly factor LYRM7, with the protein MMGTRLKVLRVFKDLHKTRRHVFKDDDRALTAAKLKINEEFKKNKNETSEENIKEMLKMARAVETILRENVIQGEHVEENKILLRPRQSLLLDNVPYCDAPRNKT; encoded by the exons ATGATGGGGACACGCTTGAAG GTGCTGCGGGTCTTCAAAGATTTGCATAAGACAAGAagacatgtttttaaagatgatgaCAGAGCTCTGACAG CCgccaagttaaaaataaatgaagaattcAAAAAGAACAAGAATGAAACATCAGAGGAAAATATTAAAGAG ATGCTGAAAATGGCCCGAGCGGTTGAGACCATCCTTCGAGAAAATGTGATACAGGGAGAGCATgtggaagaaaataaaatct TGTTACGTCCCCGCCAGAGTCTCCTGCTGGACAACGTGCCTTACTGTGATGCACCCAGAAACAAGACCTGA